In the genome of Candidatus Electrothrix rattekaaiensis, the window ACGATTTAATATTTGCTAGGGGCTGAAAAAAATGAAAAAAATAATTCTATTGGCAGGCCTTGTTGCCGGGGGGGTTGCCTTTTCGGCAACAGCCTTTGCGAATAATTGGTTGTTGTATCTGCCAGCAATTCTTGCTGGCTCAGGAGGGGGAACGACGACTCCTCCTGTGACCACCGAGTCCAATAAATGGTTATTGTTTTTGCCTGCTATTCTGGCCGGGAGTCAAGGGGGGCAGCCTCCGGTTGTCACGGGGACTAGTTTGAACGATACCGGTATTATTGCAACGGTAGGAAGTACAGGTGAGGATGATGCAAGTTACGGTAGAGACTCAGACCCTGCCACCAATATTAATGACGATGGTCATGCCGGGTTTAGTTTTACCAAGCTGGCTGCTAACGGCACTGAATTGGCTGCTGATGCACTATCTTGGGCTTGTGTCAAAGATAATGTGACGGGACTGGTTTGGGAGGCAAAAGCAACCGTTGAAGGAACAACTGATCAGAAAACATGGGCGGAAGCCACGGGCGAAGCTGCTTTGTTTTCTGGGTGCGGTGCTTACTCAACTTGTCGTTTACCCACCGTCAAGGAATTGTTCGGGTTAGTTTCATATAACGCCTCATCTAAGCCCATTGATTCGACTTTTTTTCCAAATAATGTTACTTGGGCCTATTGGACCGGCACGCCAGTTGCTAATGATCAGGGTGTTGCGCCTGTAAGGGCATGGGTTGTCAATTTTGTCGTACCGTATTTA includes:
- a CDS encoding DUF1566 domain-containing protein, with the translated sequence MKKIILLAGLVAGGVAFSATAFANNWLLYLPAILAGSGGGTTTPPVTTESNKWLLFLPAILAGSQGGQPPVVTGTSLNDTGIIATVGSTGEDDASYGRDSDPATNINDDGHAGFSFTKLAANGTELAADALSWACVKDNVTGLVWEAKATVEGTTDQKTWAEATGEAALFSGCGAYSTCRLPTVKELFGLVSYNASSKPIDSTFFPNNVTWAYWTGTPVANDQGVAPVRAWVVNFVVPYLDSVNTVDNPFYVRAVCE